Proteins co-encoded in one Streptococcus parauberis NCFD 2020 genomic window:
- a CDS encoding TVP38/TMEM64 family protein, whose product MNKFGISHNKLKKIFRVIGVISIVLSIVFIFLLIGKLDIFNNPDALSELIKHHILLGSIIFFFLQIIQVVIPIIPGGVTTVVGFLTFGPLLGFVLNFLGIIIGSSLLFALVRKYGRPFILLFLNEDKIVKYEEKISSKTYETIFILNMVSPMAPADIMIMITGLSKISFKKFLIIIMICRPISMITYSYFWIYGGEVVKNFLN is encoded by the coding sequence ATGAATAAATTTGGAATTAGCCATAACAAATTAAAAAAAATATTTCGAGTTATAGGTGTGATTTCTATCGTATTATCTATTGTTTTTATCTTCTTACTAATAGGCAAACTTGATATTTTTAATAATCCCGATGCCTTATCTGAATTAATTAAGCATCATATTCTTTTAGGATCAATTATATTTTTTTTCTTACAGATTATTCAGGTTGTTATTCCTATTATTCCAGGTGGTGTGACTACTGTAGTTGGTTTTCTTACATTTGGCCCGTTACTAGGATTTGTTCTTAATTTTCTAGGAATAATAATTGGCTCAAGCCTATTATTTGCACTAGTAAGAAAATATGGAAGGCCATTTATTTTGCTCTTTCTTAATGAAGACAAAATAGTAAAATATGAAGAAAAAATTTCGAGTAAAACTTATGAAACTATATTTATATTAAATATGGTTTCACCAATGGCACCAGCCGATATAATGATAATGATAACTGGGCTCAGTAAAATTTCATTCAAGAAATTCCTGATAATTATCATGATTTGCAGACCAATTTCAATGATAACCTATAGTTATTTTTGGATTTATGGAGGAGAAGTTGTGAAAAATTTCTTGAATTAG
- a CDS encoding ABC transporter ATP-binding protein, which produces MTDEKTILIQLKDIVKSYKNGDQKLQVLKGIDLTVHKGEFLAIMGPSGSGKSTLMNIIGLLDRPTSGDYLLNGNEVDKLNDRKLAQVRNEEIGFVFQQFFLLSKLTALQNVELPLIYAGVGLSKRKELSKLYLEKVELSTRMKHLPSELSGGQKQRVAIARALVNTPSIILADEPTGALDTKTGEQIMDLLTELNKEGKTIIMVTHEPDIADFATRKIVIRDGEITADTTDSVRIE; this is translated from the coding sequence GTGACTGATGAAAAAACGATACTTATACAATTGAAAGATATTGTCAAAAGTTATAAAAATGGAGACCAGAAACTCCAAGTCTTAAAAGGTATAGATTTGACAGTACATAAAGGAGAATTTCTAGCAATAATGGGACCTTCTGGATCTGGAAAATCAACTTTGATGAATATTATTGGTTTGCTAGATAGACCTACGAGTGGTGACTATCTACTTAATGGAAATGAAGTAGATAAATTAAATGATCGAAAGTTAGCTCAAGTACGTAATGAGGAAATCGGGTTTGTATTTCAACAGTTTTTCTTGCTTTCTAAGTTAACAGCTTTACAAAATGTAGAACTTCCACTTATTTACGCTGGAGTTGGACTGTCAAAAAGAAAAGAATTGTCTAAATTATATTTAGAAAAAGTGGAATTGTCGACTCGGATGAAACATTTACCATCTGAATTATCTGGTGGGCAAAAACAGCGTGTAGCTATAGCTAGAGCTCTGGTTAACACCCCATCAATAATTTTAGCAGATGAGCCAACTGGTGCCTTAGATACTAAAACAGGTGAGCAAATAATGGATTTATTAACCGAACTTAACAAAGAAGGTAAGACAATTATTATGGTAACCCATGAACCTGATATAGCTGACTTTGCAACACGAAAAATTGTTATTCGTGATGGTGAAATTACCGCAGACACTACTGATAGTGTTCGAATTGAATAG
- a CDS encoding efflux RND transporter periplasmic adaptor subunit codes for MARLKQKTMTKRTKIMISSGVVVLLTIIGTTLYFQSNKSVSESHDTGYSSVNVKEGTISSTTLLSGMVKAESEEYIYFDASKGTDATVSVNVGDKVTKGQQLVQYNTSTAQAAYDSAIRNLNKIGRQINYLKTHGVPIAESQEPQMSSSSEEPTIGSTVSPSATDSASYNQQLQDLNDAYADAQSEVNKAQELLNQTVIVSGGDGTVVEVNKDLDPSSKESQTLVHVASEGQLQVKGSLTEYDLANIKKDQLVKIKSKVYPEKEWQGKISYISNYPSQENTSQGAPASEKSSTSSTTNYEYKANITSPLDELKQGFTVSVEVVNESKHLLVPVSSVFKEGKKSYVWVYDDSSSKVKKREVTIGNADAKNQEILTGLENGQIVIANPNDSIKENKKLKGVESEDVKAKTESEVTK; via the coding sequence ATGGCTAGGTTGAAACAGAAAACAATGACCAAAAGAACAAAAATTATGATTAGTAGTGGTGTAGTAGTTCTACTTACAATTATTGGAACTACTTTGTATTTTCAGAGTAATAAATCAGTTAGTGAATCTCATGATACAGGATATTCTTCGGTAAATGTTAAAGAGGGAACTATCAGTTCCACAACGTTACTTTCCGGAATGGTGAAGGCAGAATCGGAGGAATATATATATTTTGATGCATCAAAAGGTACTGACGCTACAGTATCTGTAAATGTAGGAGATAAAGTAACTAAGGGGCAACAACTTGTTCAATATAATACCAGTACAGCACAAGCTGCGTACGATTCTGCTATCAGAAATTTAAACAAAATTGGTAGACAGATTAATTACTTAAAAACCCATGGTGTACCAATTGCAGAATCCCAAGAACCACAAATGAGTTCATCATCTGAGGAACCCACTATTGGATCAACGGTGTCTCCATCCGCAACAGACTCAGCAAGCTATAATCAACAATTGCAAGATTTAAATGATGCTTATGCAGATGCTCAATCCGAAGTAAATAAAGCTCAAGAATTATTAAATCAAACAGTAATAGTAAGTGGTGGTGATGGAACAGTTGTCGAAGTTAATAAGGATTTAGACCCCTCTTCTAAAGAAAGTCAAACTTTGGTACATGTTGCATCTGAAGGACAATTACAAGTTAAAGGAAGTTTGACGGAATATGATTTAGCGAATATTAAAAAAGATCAATTAGTGAAAATTAAATCAAAAGTTTATCCAGAAAAGGAATGGCAAGGTAAAATTTCCTACATTTCTAATTATCCTAGTCAAGAAAATACTTCACAAGGGGCACCAGCAAGTGAAAAATCCTCTACATCAAGTACCACAAATTATGAATATAAAGCAAATATAACAAGTCCCTTAGATGAGTTGAAACAAGGTTTTACAGTTTCTGTTGAAGTTGTTAATGAATCTAAACATCTCTTGGTACCTGTATCATCAGTCTTTAAAGAAGGTAAAAAATCTTATGTTTGGGTTTACGATGATTCAAGCTCAAAAGTTAAGAAAAGAGAAGTCACAATTGGAAATGCTGATGCAAAAAATCAAGAAATTTTAACTGGACTTGAGAATGGACAAATTGTAATTGCTAATCCGAACGATTCAATTAAAGAAAATAAAAAGCTTAAAGGTGTTGAATCTGAAGATGTTAAAGCCAAAACTGAATCTGAGGTGACTAAATAG
- the rpsP gene encoding 30S ribosomal protein S16: protein MAVKIRLTRMGSKKKPFYRINVADSRAPRDGRFIETVGTYNPLVAENQVTLKEDRILDWMSKGAQPSDTVRNLLSKAGVMTKFHDQKFSK, encoded by the coding sequence ATGGCAGTAAAAATTCGTTTAACTCGTATGGGTTCTAAGAAAAAACCTTTCTACCGTATCAACGTTGCAGATTCACGTGCACCACGTGATGGTCGTTTCATCGAAACAGTTGGAACATATAACCCATTAGTAGCTGAAAATCAAGTTACACTTAAAGAAGACCGTATTCTTGACTGGATGTCAAAAGGAGCTCAACCTTCTGATACAGTACGTAACCTTCTTTCAAAAGCTGGAGTTATGACTAAATTCCACGATCAAAAATTCTCAAAATAA
- a CDS encoding KH domain-containing protein, translating to MDTIENLIIAIVKPLISHPDNLTIKIEDTPEFLEYHLDLDAQDIGRVIGKKGRTITAIRSIVYSVPTQGKKVRLVIDEK from the coding sequence ATGGATACCATTGAAAATCTTATTATCGCCATTGTGAAACCTTTAATTTCACATCCAGACAATCTTACCATCAAAATTGAAGATACTCCAGAATTTCTAGAATATCATCTTGACTTGGATGCTCAAGACATCGGTCGTGTAATCGGGAAAAAAGGTCGTACCATTACTGCGATAAGATCGATTGTTTATTCGGTTCCAACACAAGGTAAGAAAGTTAGACTTGTTATTGACGAAAAGTAA
- a CDS encoding ABC transporter permease encodes MENWKFALSSIWGHKLRSLLTMLGIIIGVSAVVIIMGLGNAMKKSVTDSFSNNEREVQIYYQSKTEEEDPYASLNVQENTQEVKSEWMERIVREVDGVDAYYFTNNTSSTISYGKKKMKDTNITGASKDYFKVKKYDIVAGRTLSDTDYKNFSRIILIDTSLSDELFGKGNYKDALNKVVSLQDKDYLVVGVYKTKTQSVSVNGMVTGGAVMANTQVASEFNINEVGTIYIHVTNIQKSIDIGHDAAKLLTNLSHVKDGKYTIPDNSQIIKEIDQQFGIMTTVIGSIAGISLLVGGIGVMNIMLVSVTERTREIGLRKALGATRMKILNQFLIESIVLTILGGLIGLLLAYVSVGGLGNTMHLKGASVSFNVALIAIVFSATIGIIFGLLPANKASKLDPIEALRYE; translated from the coding sequence ATGGAAAATTGGAAATTCGCTCTTAGTTCAATTTGGGGGCATAAATTAAGATCATTATTAACTATGCTTGGAATTATTATTGGTGTTTCAGCTGTTGTCATAATTATGGGATTAGGTAATGCTATGAAAAAGAGTGTGACTGACTCATTTTCCAATAATGAAAGAGAAGTTCAAATATATTACCAATCTAAGACAGAAGAAGAAGATCCATATGCAAGCTTAAATGTTCAAGAAAATACACAAGAAGTAAAATCAGAGTGGATGGAACGAATTGTTAGAGAAGTTGATGGTGTTGACGCTTATTATTTCACGAATAATACAAGTTCTACTATTTCATATGGTAAGAAAAAAATGAAAGATACCAATATTACAGGTGCTAGTAAAGATTACTTTAAGGTTAAAAAATATGATATCGTTGCTGGTCGGACACTCTCAGATACTGATTATAAAAATTTTTCAAGAATCATTTTAATTGATACATCATTATCAGATGAGTTATTTGGTAAAGGGAACTATAAAGATGCTCTGAACAAAGTAGTTAGTCTTCAGGACAAAGATTATTTAGTAGTTGGCGTTTATAAGACTAAGACACAGTCCGTATCCGTTAATGGTATGGTAACGGGTGGAGCAGTTATGGCCAATACTCAGGTTGCCTCAGAATTCAATATTAATGAGGTAGGAACAATATATATTCACGTAACTAATATTCAAAAAAGTATCGATATTGGACATGATGCAGCAAAATTGTTAACAAATTTATCACATGTAAAAGATGGCAAATACACTATTCCAGATAACAGTCAAATTATCAAGGAAATTGACCAACAATTTGGTATAATGACTACAGTAATTGGTTCCATTGCAGGAATATCATTATTAGTTGGAGGAATAGGTGTAATGAATATCATGCTTGTTTCAGTGACTGAGAGAACAAGAGAAATTGGACTCCGTAAAGCACTTGGAGCTACTCGAATGAAAATTTTAAATCAGTTTTTAATTGAATCAATTGTATTAACAATTTTAGGAGGATTAATTGGTTTATTATTAGCATATGTTTCAGTTGGCGGATTAGGAAATACTATGCATTTAAAAGGTGCAAGTGTCTCATTTAATGTTGCATTGATTGCAATTGTATTTTCTGCAACAATAGGTATAATTTTTGGTTTATTACCTGCTAATAAGGCGAGTAAACTGGATCCTATTGAGGCTCTAAGATATGAATAA
- a CDS encoding glycosyltransferase produces the protein MAIYNFNLLVGYLPMGVDYAQGYRAKLLRELKQVSYFIFTEIPEWSLIKFYLDQVGLQEEEMLSVHFSYLEDASLIPQLSFDEIKPGYPDIVNMEETSFYGGVKTFQSKLMDHFGISFTFTDEESDIVDFVSVYAQGKLIRRDYFTNRKMYSKFYYPQINESELIAVPFKTNLYDNKGKVIYEEIVTSDEPRYVFANHQKDIYKSEFVETFIKNLNWGKNDTVIFDRSADQYFAQVALKNKGQAKLVAVIHSEHYFPKDYDPSYLYLNYEYYYIIRNVNSIDTFIVSTDLQKQKFTETVYKESGVRPNVQVIPVGSVDLKEPSHHQRKHFSMMTASRLQARKRVDWLIRAAILAKKDIPQLEFSIYGRGSEQEKLENIINEHNAQNYIFLKGHADLDDVYPQYELYVSASSWETFGLSLLEAVSHGLAMIGLSVPYGNPTFIESDSNGFLVDYEYLSDEQITIQALADKIITYFKLPETVHQSFNDKSFEIAEQFTKDKVKQVWLELLEN, from the coding sequence GTGGCCATTTATAATTTTAATCTTCTTGTTGGTTATTTGCCAATGGGAGTTGACTATGCTCAGGGATATCGAGCAAAGTTATTGCGTGAATTAAAGCAAGTATCATATTTTATTTTTACAGAAATACCTGAATGGTCGCTAATCAAATTCTATCTGGACCAAGTCGGACTTCAAGAAGAAGAAATGCTTTCTGTTCATTTCAGCTATTTAGAGGATGCAAGTTTAATTCCACAATTATCTTTTGATGAAATTAAGCCAGGTTATCCAGATATAGTTAATATGGAAGAAACTTCCTTTTATGGTGGAGTTAAAACTTTTCAGTCTAAACTGATGGACCACTTTGGAATTAGTTTTACCTTTACAGATGAAGAGTCTGATATTGTTGACTTTGTTTCTGTATATGCGCAAGGGAAATTAATTAGAAGAGATTATTTTACAAATCGAAAAATGTACAGTAAATTCTATTACCCACAAATCAATGAATCAGAATTGATAGCCGTGCCTTTTAAGACTAACCTTTATGATAATAAGGGTAAGGTGATTTATGAAGAAATAGTAACATCTGATGAGCCAAGATACGTCTTTGCCAATCATCAGAAAGATATTTATAAGAGTGAATTTGTTGAGACGTTTATTAAAAACTTAAATTGGGGGAAAAATGACACTGTAATTTTTGATCGTAGTGCTGACCAATATTTTGCTCAAGTTGCCTTAAAAAACAAAGGGCAAGCAAAATTAGTAGCAGTCATTCACTCGGAACATTATTTTCCAAAGGACTATGATCCAAGTTATCTCTATTTAAATTATGAATATTATTACATCATTAGAAATGTTAATTCGATAGATACTTTTATTGTTTCTACTGACTTGCAAAAGCAAAAATTTACTGAAACGGTCTATAAAGAAAGTGGTGTCCGACCAAATGTTCAAGTTATACCTGTAGGGAGTGTTGATTTAAAAGAACCATCGCATCATCAGCGAAAGCATTTTTCGATGATGACCGCTTCTCGGCTACAAGCAAGAAAACGAGTTGACTGGTTAATCCGCGCAGCCATTCTTGCAAAAAAAGACATTCCTCAGTTAGAGTTTAGTATCTATGGTCGAGGGAGTGAGCAAGAGAAGTTAGAAAATATCATAAATGAGCATAATGCCCAAAATTATATTTTCTTAAAAGGTCATGCAGATTTAGATGATGTGTATCCACAGTATGAGCTTTATGTTTCGGCTTCTTCCTGGGAAACTTTTGGATTGAGTTTACTAGAGGCTGTTTCTCATGGGCTTGCGATGATTGGCTTAAGTGTCCCTTATGGTAACCCAACCTTTATTGAAAGTGATTCTAATGGCTTCTTAGTTGATTATGAATACCTTAGTGATGAGCAAATCACCATTCAAGCTTTGGCTGATAAAATAATTACTTATTTTAAATTACCAGAAACAGTTCATCAGTCTTTTAATGATAAATCATTTGAGATTGCAGAGCAATTTACGAAAGATAAGGTTAAGCAAGTTTGGCTTGAATTATTAGAGAACTAA
- the carB gene encoding carbamoyl-phosphate synthase large subunit, translated as MAKRTDINKIMVIGSGPIIIGQAAEFDYAGTQACLALKEEGYQVVLVNSNPATIMTDKDIADKVYIEPLTLEFVSRIIRKERPDALLPTLGGQTGLNMAMQLSKSGILKELDVELLGTKLSSIDQAEDRDLFKQLMEELGQPIPESKIVNTVDQAVDFAAKIGFPIIVRPAFTLGGTGGGMCANEEQLREIAENGLKLSPVTQCLIERSIAGYKEIEYEVIRDGADNALVVCNMENFDPVGIHTGDSIVFAPTQTLSDIENQMLRDASLKIIRALKIEGGCNVQLALDPKSFNYYVIEVNPRVSRSSALASKATGYPIAKIAAKIAVGLTLDEMINPVTGTTYAMFEPALDYVVAKIPRFPFDKFEDGDRRLGTQMKATGEVMAIGRNIEEALLKACRSLEIGVYHNLLPELKILSDDALYEKMVKAQDDRLFYLSEAIRRDFSIEEIAELTKIDLFFLDKLLHIFEIETDLATNKGDLDTLYIAKKYGFSDRIIAELWNHSPEKVREIRLAHDIKPVYKMVDTCAAEFASETPYFYSAYEWENESIKSDKESVIVIGSGPIRIGQGVEFDYATVHSVKAIQEAGYEAIIMNSNPETVSTDFSISDKLYFEPLAFEDVMNVIDLEKPKGVLVQFGGQTSINLAEKLANAGVTILGTQVEDLDRAENRDLFEKVLKELNIPQPPGQTATNEDEAIQVARKIGFPVLVRPSYVLGGRAMEIVENKQDLQSYMRTAVKASPEHPVLVDSYIIGQECEVDAISDGKHVLIPGIMEHIERAGVHSGDSMAVYPPQKLSPIVIDKIVDYTEKLAIGLKCIGMMNIQFVIKGETVYVIEVNPRASRTVPFLSKVTGIPMANLATKLMLGKHLSQLGYQSGLHPAPKMIHIKAPVFSFNKLAKVDSLLGPEMKSTGEVMGSDTSLEKALYKAFEASYSHLEDFGNVVFTISDDDKEEALELARRFNAIGYHILATSGTADYFETKGLFATRVEKIGQGQMDIPSLIRQGKVQTIINTVGKQRTADKDGQIIRSSAIEQGIPLFTALDTANAMLKVLESRGFTTVSI; from the coding sequence ATGGCAAAACGTACTGATATTAATAAAATAATGGTCATTGGATCGGGGCCTATTATCATTGGTCAAGCAGCAGAATTTGATTATGCGGGAACGCAAGCATGCTTGGCCTTGAAAGAAGAAGGCTATCAAGTAGTTCTAGTTAATTCTAATCCTGCTACGATTATGACAGACAAGGATATTGCAGATAAAGTTTATATTGAACCACTTACTTTAGAGTTCGTCAGTCGAATTATTCGTAAAGAAAGACCAGATGCCTTGCTACCAACTTTAGGAGGGCAAACAGGTTTAAATATGGCCATGCAGCTTTCTAAGTCAGGAATTTTGAAAGAATTGGATGTTGAACTATTAGGAACAAAATTATCTTCAATTGATCAGGCCGAAGATAGGGACCTTTTTAAACAATTAATGGAAGAATTGGGACAACCAATTCCAGAATCAAAAATCGTTAATACTGTTGACCAAGCAGTTGATTTTGCAGCTAAAATTGGCTTTCCAATCATCGTACGACCCGCTTTTACATTAGGTGGAACTGGCGGAGGAATGTGTGCCAACGAAGAACAGTTGCGTGAAATTGCTGAAAATGGTCTTAAATTATCTCCAGTAACTCAATGTTTAATTGAGCGTTCAATAGCCGGCTATAAGGAGATTGAATATGAAGTGATTCGGGATGGTGCAGATAATGCCTTAGTTGTCTGCAATATGGAAAATTTTGATCCAGTCGGTATTCATACAGGTGATTCAATTGTTTTTGCTCCAACCCAAACCTTGTCAGATATTGAAAATCAAATGCTTCGAGATGCCAGCTTGAAAATAATCAGAGCTTTGAAGATTGAAGGTGGTTGCAATGTTCAACTAGCCTTAGACCCCAAGTCCTTCAATTACTATGTCATTGAAGTCAATCCACGTGTTTCACGTTCTTCTGCATTAGCCTCAAAAGCTACTGGTTATCCAATAGCTAAAATTGCAGCTAAAATTGCAGTTGGCTTAACTCTTGATGAAATGATTAATCCTGTTACTGGTACAACTTATGCCATGTTTGAACCAGCCTTAGATTATGTTGTTGCAAAAATTCCCCGTTTTCCATTTGATAAATTTGAGGATGGGGATCGTCGGCTGGGGACTCAAATGAAAGCAACAGGTGAAGTCATGGCCATTGGTCGTAACATTGAAGAAGCATTACTCAAAGCCTGTCGGTCATTGGAAATTGGGGTCTATCACAATTTATTACCAGAACTCAAAATCCTATCTGATGATGCACTTTATGAAAAAATGGTAAAAGCTCAGGATGATCGCCTTTTCTATCTCTCAGAAGCTATCCGTCGAGACTTTTCTATCGAAGAAATAGCTGAGCTAACAAAAATTGATTTATTCTTTTTAGATAAATTATTACATATCTTTGAAATTGAAACAGACTTAGCGACTAACAAAGGTGACCTTGATACATTATATATAGCTAAAAAATATGGTTTTTCTGATAGAATTATTGCTGAACTGTGGAACCATTCACCAGAAAAAGTGAGGGAAATAAGACTGGCTCATGACATCAAACCTGTTTACAAAATGGTAGATACTTGTGCAGCTGAGTTTGCTTCTGAAACGCCTTATTTCTACTCCGCTTATGAGTGGGAAAATGAATCCATTAAATCTGACAAAGAATCTGTCATCGTAATTGGATCAGGTCCAATCCGGATTGGCCAAGGAGTTGAGTTTGACTATGCTACTGTACACTCGGTTAAAGCGATTCAAGAAGCAGGCTATGAAGCTATAATTATGAATTCAAATCCTGAGACTGTTTCAACAGATTTTTCGATTTCTGATAAACTATATTTTGAACCACTTGCTTTTGAAGATGTGATGAATGTCATTGATTTAGAAAAGCCAAAGGGAGTATTGGTTCAATTTGGCGGACAAACTTCAATAAACTTAGCTGAAAAATTAGCTAACGCTGGTGTGACTATTCTTGGCACCCAGGTGGAAGATTTAGACAGGGCTGAAAATCGTGATTTATTTGAGAAAGTCTTAAAAGAATTAAATATTCCACAACCCCCAGGTCAGACTGCGACCAATGAAGATGAAGCGATTCAAGTAGCAAGAAAAATTGGTTTTCCTGTTCTAGTTCGTCCCTCATATGTCTTAGGTGGTCGGGCTATGGAAATTGTTGAAAATAAACAAGATTTACAATCATATATGAGGACTGCTGTTAAGGCTAGTCCAGAACATCCTGTTCTTGTTGATTCTTATATTATAGGTCAAGAATGTGAAGTTGATGCCATCTCAGATGGTAAGCATGTTCTTATCCCTGGAATTATGGAGCATATTGAAAGAGCAGGTGTTCACTCTGGGGATTCGATGGCTGTCTATCCACCTCAGAAATTATCACCTATAGTAATTGATAAAATTGTTGATTATACAGAAAAACTAGCAATTGGCCTAAAATGTATTGGAATGATGAATATCCAATTTGTTATTAAAGGTGAGACAGTTTATGTCATTGAAGTCAATCCACGAGCAAGTCGAACAGTACCATTCTTGTCTAAAGTCACAGGTATCCCAATGGCAAATCTTGCAACTAAGTTAATGTTAGGAAAGCATTTAAGTCAACTAGGTTACCAATCTGGGTTACATCCAGCACCTAAGATGATTCATATCAAAGCACCAGTCTTTTCTTTTAATAAGTTGGCTAAAGTCGATAGTCTTTTGGGACCCGAGATGAAGTCTACAGGGGAAGTGATGGGATCTGATACTAGCTTAGAAAAGGCACTTTATAAGGCATTTGAAGCAAGCTACTCACATCTAGAGGATTTTGGGAATGTTGTTTTCACGATTAGTGATGATGATAAAGAGGAGGCTTTAGAGCTTGCTCGTCGATTTAATGCCATCGGCTACCATATTTTAGCGACAAGTGGCACAGCTGATTATTTTGAAACAAAAGGATTGTTCGCGACACGAGTTGAGAAAATTGGGCAAGGACAGATGGATATCCCAAGTTTAATTCGACAAGGAAAAGTCCAAACAATCATTAATACTGTCGGTAAGCAACGAACAGCCGATAAGGACGGTCAAATCATAAGAAGTTCAGCCATAGAACAAGGCATTCCATTGTTTACTGCATTGGATACAGCTAATGCGATGTTAAAAGTATTAGAAAGCCGTGGATTTACCACAGTATCAATATAA
- a CDS encoding carbamoyl phosphate synthase small subunit translates to MTKRLLLLEDGTIFEGKAIGADIDVTGEIVFNTGMTGYQESITDQSYNGQILTFTYPLIGNYGVNRDDYETIKPTCKGIVVSEISRIASNWRQQMTLDQFLKAKGIPGIAGIDTRALTKIIRQHGTMKATIADAGDSIDHLKVLLQATVLPTNNIEQVSTKSAYPAPGLGKNIVVVDFGLKHSILREFAKRQCNVTVVPFDVTAKEILAMNPDGVMLTNGPGNPEDLPEALKMIRDVQGKIPIFGICMGHQLFSLANGAKTYKMTFGHRGFNHAVREIATGRVDFTSQNHGYSVERESLPEELIVTHEEINDGSVEGLRHRYYPAFSVQFHPDAAPGPHDASYLFDTFLEMIDSFQLQTTNN, encoded by the coding sequence ATGACAAAAAGATTATTGCTTTTAGAAGATGGTACCATTTTTGAAGGAAAAGCCATAGGGGCTGATATCGATGTCACAGGAGAAATTGTTTTCAATACTGGTATGACTGGTTATCAAGAATCAATCACAGATCAATCCTATAATGGTCAAATACTGACCTTTACCTACCCACTTATTGGAAACTATGGTGTTAATCGAGATGATTACGAAACAATTAAGCCAACCTGTAAAGGTATAGTAGTTTCTGAAATTAGTCGGATTGCCAGTAACTGGCGTCAACAGATGACCTTAGATCAATTTTTAAAAGCGAAAGGAATTCCTGGGATTGCAGGAATTGATACTCGTGCCTTAACAAAAATCATTAGACAGCATGGGACAATGAAAGCAACTATAGCAGATGCTGGTGATTCAATAGATCATTTAAAAGTTCTTTTACAAGCTACGGTGCTACCAACTAATAATATAGAACAAGTATCTACAAAATCAGCATATCCAGCGCCAGGTCTTGGGAAAAATATTGTTGTTGTGGACTTTGGACTAAAACATTCGATTTTAAGAGAATTTGCCAAGCGTCAATGTAATGTCACTGTTGTCCCATTTGATGTGACTGCGAAAGAAATACTGGCTATGAATCCTGATGGTGTAATGTTGACAAATGGCCCAGGTAATCCGGAAGATTTACCAGAAGCCCTAAAGATGATAAGAGATGTACAAGGAAAGATTCCAATCTTTGGTATCTGTATGGGGCATCAATTATTTAGCCTAGCAAATGGTGCAAAAACTTATAAGATGACTTTTGGGCATCGAGGATTTAACCATGCTGTTAGAGAAATTGCTACTGGTCGAGTTGACTTCACAAGTCAAAATCATGGCTATTCTGTTGAACGAGAAAGTTTACCAGAAGAATTAATTGTGACACATGAGGAAATTAATGATGGCTCAGTAGAGGGATTAAGACACCGTTATTATCCTGCTTTCTCAGTACAATTTCATCCAGATGCAGCTCCAGGTCCACATGATGCTTCATATTTATTTGATACATTTTTGGAAATGATTGATTCATTTCAATTACAAACTACTAATAACTAA
- the rimM gene encoding ribosome maturation factor RimM (Essential for efficient processing of 16S rRNA), translating to MEYFNVGKIVNTQGLQGELRVLSVSDFTEERFQKGNLLALFNEKDQFVKDVEIVNHRIQKNFDIVKFKDMNHINVVEKFKGYTLKISEDKLTDLDEDEFYYHEIIGLDVYEDDVLIGTVKEILQPGANDVWVVQRKGKKDLLLPYIPPVILNVDLEENRVDVDIMEGLDDEN from the coding sequence ATGGAATACTTTAATGTCGGTAAAATTGTTAATACACAAGGCTTACAAGGAGAATTAAGAGTTTTATCAGTCAGTGATTTTACTGAAGAACGATTTCAAAAAGGAAACCTTTTAGCTTTGTTCAATGAAAAGGATCAATTTGTTAAAGATGTTGAAATTGTGAATCATCGGATACAGAAAAATTTTGATATTGTTAAATTTAAAGACATGAATCATATTAATGTGGTTGAAAAATTTAAAGGCTATACCCTTAAAATTTCTGAAGACAAATTGACTGACTTAGATGAAGATGAATTTTATTATCATGAAATTATAGGCTTAGATGTCTATGAAGATGATGTCCTTATTGGCACGGTGAAAGAAATCCTTCAACCTGGCGCAAATGACGTTTGGGTTGTCCAACGAAAAGGTAAAAAAGACTTGTTACTTCCATATATTCCACCAGTTATCCTAAATGTTGACTTAGAGGAAAATCGAGTTGATGTAGATATCATGGAGGGATTGGACGATGAAAATTGA